From a single Rutidosis leptorrhynchoides isolate AG116_Rl617_1_P2 chromosome 5, CSIRO_AGI_Rlap_v1, whole genome shotgun sequence genomic region:
- the LOC139847135 gene encoding abscisic acid receptor PYL8-like, producing the protein MVITGKDDVTDSSVYDYIRKHHKHEVKDNQCTSSLVKHIKAPVHLVWSLVRRFDQPQKYKPFVSGCNVQGDLEIGSVREVNVRSGLPATTSTERLELFNEEEHILGMRIVGGDHRLRNYSSIITLHPEIIDARPGTLVIESFVVDVPDGNTKDETCYFVEALIKCNLKSLADVSERLAVQDRTESIVGV; encoded by the exons ATGGTGATCACCGGAAAAGATGACGTAACTGATTCGTCGGTCTATGATTACATTAGGAAACATCATAAGCACGAGGTTAAAGACAATCAGTGTACTTCATCTCTTGTTAAACACATCAAAGCGCCAGTTCATCTT GTATGGTCTTTGGTGAGGAGGTTTGATCAACCACAAAAATACAAACCGTTTGTGAGTGGATGTAATGTGCAAGGTGACCTTGAAATTGGTAGTGTCAGAGAAGTAAATGTTCGATCTGGGCTTCCTGCAACCACAAGTACAGAGCGACTCGAACTTTTCAATGAAGAAGAACATATATTAGGCATGAGAATAGTTGGTGGTGATCACAGGCTGCGT AATTACTCTTCAATCATCACGCTTCATCCAGAGATTATTGATGCGAGGCCAGGGACTTTGGTGATTGAATCGTTTGTGGTGGATGTGCCTGATGGTAACACGAAAGATGAGACATGTTACTTTGTGGAAGCACTCATTAAATGCAACCTTAAATCGTTGGCTGATGTGTCAGAGCGTTTGGCTGTGCAAGACCGAACCGAATCTATAGTTGGAGTGTGA